The Musa acuminata AAA Group cultivar baxijiao chromosome BXJ3-6, Cavendish_Baxijiao_AAA, whole genome shotgun sequence region aagataattataaaaaataattaatttacgaTTAATTTTATATGTTTCTAATAATATTTGAATCAAATTCGAATAGATTTATACTTAATAATCCTCAAGAACGACGAATTTTTTTCAACTTAGGGACGTCCTCTAATAAATTCTGAAAAGAAGAGGGTTGATCTTTCATACAAATcaattaaagattatttttgtgggtaatatatatatatatatatatatatatatatatatatatatatatatatatatacacacgcggTAAAATTATCGTCCATTTCAATATTAGTCGTGTGTCTTGTCGTGACTTGTTCTCGTGGTAATTTGACGAATTCCCCTCTCTGGTTGCTGCCTTTTGCTTCACGTTCACGTCGTTGTGGGTCCCCACTCCACCACTATCGTCCACATGCGCTTCCCCGAGCACCACGTCACCTTGTCGGGCTCACCCTCATCACTCCTCCGCTACTCTATCTCTCTCCCAACAGCAAACACCTCCTCCATCCATCCGCCTTACCAGAACTTGCGATAAAACAACGCCGACGATGGGACCCGCCGATCTCGCCGTGCCGGAATCAGTGGTCCCTGCCGGGGTTCAGACAGCCCGGGCTGCTCAACGATGATGTCCGGTTGTTAAAGAGGTCGCCGACGAGGGACGTGAGTTGAACCACGTCAGATCCTCGATCGCACCACGTCGCGTCAGGACCACCGCGGGCCCACCGCCTCGTCCCACAGCCGTACGTCTCCTCGCCGAGCTGGACCGACGTCACGGCGCACCACGCCGCGTTTCCAAACGGACAGGGCATGGGGCGGGCCAACCAGCAGCCGCCACGTCGCCGCCACCACGTGAATAGGGCGGTGCTCCACGTCGGCCATCGGGCGCGGAAATGGACAAACGAGAGGTTGCGTCATACGTGGGTGAAGGCGCCGCGAGCTGGCGGATAGAATCCCACCCGTCGATGCCTGACCGCATCGTGGTGGGCCCTGCTCCGCGCCGAGTCACGGCGCCATCCCGTGGGCCAGGCCTGGTTTCGACCTGCCGGGGGCCGCGTGGGGAGATCGCGTTCCTCAAGACTCCCGGAACGATCCGAACCGTCGATTGTGGTCTTCGATGGCTGCGCGGCGTCTAGCCGTGGGCCCCCCGCATTTCTTCGAGTCGGCGGGAGGTGGACACGTGATCCTCGGATCGAGAGGGCAAAGGTTACCCGTTTGCGACGTTGCCCGCTTAATTAACCAATAGGCAAAGAAAGGCCCCACAGCTGCAACTCACGTAATCGACGGTCTGGCGATCACTCTACTAGTCGCAGTGATTCTAACTAACCGTGCTATTCTATCATCATACTTTCACGCAACAAAAAAGTGATACCCAGCATCCAAAAATATACATTTACGCAGACAAACCGACCCGAAAGCTTCAATCGCGGATCCCACGGGCCATCCAGTAGCACCCACCAACCGCTGGTAAGGTATGGGTCACAGTGGTCCGTTGGAGAAGGTAAATGAGGGGCATTTAAGTCCTAAAAAGATCACATGTACATGTTGCCGTTTCTTTATTCCGATAGGACGCGATCTGGAGATCAGTTCCTTCCGCTTGGCACCCATACTGACCCACCAATCATCCACCACCCGTGGGCGACATGCGTGCCCAACGGGACTGATAGAGCCACGTCTGTGAGCCAAAAAAAGAGAGAACGCCGTTCGTCGTGCGCGGCGATGGGTTAAATTAATGCGGGTGGAGGGGACACCACGTCAGCGATACCATGACGAGGATGTTAGCTGGCCGTCATGAGCCGCTACCGGTGGACGCGTAGACGGCTCAGCACGCCGAAACGTGTCCGGTCGTGGTGGCGCGGGGCGGAATAAGCTACGTGCGACGCCCCCCCTCTCCCGCACCAGGAAAAATGAGGCCCGGAAAACGCACCACGCGGAGGACTCCGTGCGGGGTCCGCCGTTTGTGGCCACGGGAAACGGGTAAGGTGGGCGTCCGTGGAGGCGCCGTGGGCTTCTTACGTGCCTCGTCCTGGGCCCCACCAACAAAGAGGGCCACCTTCTTCTGTGCTGGTCCTGGGCCGTGGGCTTCTTAAGCGCAAGCCGTGTGGTTCCAGAGCGCAGTCACCGACTCACCGCTACGGCGATGGGAGGGCAGAGGGACGGTGGAACCCACGGAGGCCGTGCGTGGTCGTTCTGTGGGTTTCGGGATTTGCCGTCAGTGTAAGGCTCCAGCATACCGTGCATCTTCAGTCGACACGTGTATAATGACGTGGCTATCGGCTTGGCGCCGGGTTTCTTTCCCAATTGCCTCCCaggccttcttcctcctcctctctctctctctttcgtctGTCGTTTCGCTCCACTCTTCTTCGCAGAGCGAGCTCTTTTGCGTGCTTTCTTTACCGGCTAATGGAGGAACAATTGTTTTGAAGTCAGGAAAAAGGGTAAGGTTCGGGTGCTCTTATACTTCTTGAGAAGGCGCCTTCTTCTTCTGAGATCCTTTTTACCTCCCCCAGACTTACATGGAACACTTCAGCGTCTTTCCTTAGCCACCTGTTTCTTCTGTGGGTTCTTTCCGGAGGTGAAATCGCGGCGAGTTGGTGGTCATAAGGCTTTGAGGAAGGATCTGGTGCCGCATAGTTGCATGTGCGTGTGTCGATGCcttattttgttgaaattttcttGGAATCCACGGCGGGGCTTATGGATCGTTTGGGTTTGCACTTTGTTGCCTTTTTGATCGTTTAATGAGCGGAATTTATCATTATCTCTGGTTATGCTATGGGAAATTACCAGAAAAAGTTttaattccttttttttattccCCTCGAAGGGCATCTAGTTTGCTCTTTTTCCGCGATCTGATTGAAGATTAGATTTCGATGGATAACATGACAATTTCCGGTAATAATCCCCAGTATCCTTCTCCTTGTTTGGTTTTTTTTGGAGAGGGAGGGTAGATGGGGAAGAAATTAGGTGACGCGAGAAGAAGATGCGGGTAGATAGGGAAGGAGAGAGCGGGCGTCACGGGATGCGTGTTCTTCAGTTGGAGAACAGTACGACGTACGATGCTCGTTCCAGTGATCCAACGACGCAGCAGAGTCAAAAGACTCGCTCCGAGTCGCAGATCGATAGAATGCTATTTTCCTCTCTTTTATCCCCACTAATCAAAAGCTCGTCTTTTTTGTGTTTCTTTGGGTACTTTCGTCCTTTTCGTATCAGAAAGTGATCAGCGACCGTCCAAGATTCGCACTTCGCCCATTTTAGAGGTCTCTTCATGTTTCTTTCTAAGGAAAAGGCCCTTTTGACCTTCGATTCTTTTCTAGAAACGTCTCCGGCTAGATCAGAGTTCCCTTGAttcatcataaaatttttaaaagaaattgTTCAGTAATTCCTTCTTTTGTGCGTTCACAAGCTCTCTTACCCGATCTTTGTATATCTTTTCCCCTCTCTGTTGTTCCGTTGATTTGGAGCAAACGGTTTTATCACGTTTGTAGTTTGGAAATTGATATGATGAGAAGTTCGATGATGTAAAGTTGCAAAAATTGAAATGGTTTAGCTTTATTAAATATATCTGTTACACAAATTCGATTGCCGTCATAAACTGCGACAACACTGTGTATCTTGATGAAATTCATCTGTTACACAAATATATCTGCTTGACCTGTTACATATGTCATTTATGGAATTACCATAATGATTCTGGAAGTTCGTGGTTTAAAGAGTTATTCATGATTGAGTTATGATTaaataagatatcaatttgtttgATAGAGAGATTTTTCTGATATGCTATCATACTATGTTCAGGTGTGTGGCCAACCAGTATGAAAAGCAATGAAGCTACAACTCCTTCAAGGGCCAACAAAGGATCTTCTCCTGTGAAGGTGGGCATATATATCAACATAATTGTACTTGAGTTTTTCTCTTGAAGTACTAATATGcatattatgtatatgtatattgctATATGTGTGTTTTTTGTGCAAATTATTGTACTTCAGAAATGTCAGACCATTTCGGTTTACATATATTCTTTATGCTGCAAATCTTCTTGATCTGTGATTTCTTGCTTTAAAGcattatttttactaaaagaaTTGCACTGTGTTCAGaatgaaaattcaaattatgGGCAACTATCTTACTTCAAGTCAATCGAAGCATGACTTTGGTGATTCCTTTGATATACActgaaatattatataaatttacACCTAAAAGATATAGAATGTAGACTGTCTTCTCAGCTATGTTGCATTTTGGTTAGTCAGTTGTCGATTTCCCTTAAGGAAAATGATAATTTCATAATTGTTTctagcaagcatgaaaacaattacTCAGTGTATGCCATGCTACATGCTTATTAGATCCAGTTTTCTGGTCAAAGGTTTGTTTGTAttggttttttattatcttttctttTGTGGGAATCTTGTTTATTTGTGTTATTCTGTTGAAGTTGCAGGAGCCGCTTGCAAATCCTCCATATCCTGAATGGGCAGCTATGCAGGTCAgtactattataattttattttattgtttttgTTCTCCAATATAATTTAAAACCACTTCTCTTTCATTTAGGCGTATTTTGGAGCTGGAATGATGCCACCTCCATATTTTAGCACTGCAGTTGCTCCCAGTCATGCACCTCATCCATATATGTGGGGCCCCCAGGTAAACAGAATTCTTGATTATGTTGTCATGAACAATTAGCTGAGGAAAATTTCTGGTGCCCAGGCATATCATATATTAGGGTAATGTCATCAGTAAGCTGCTTGCTTCGACACAAGGCAACTTGGTGCATCTACCATTTGCTAAAAAGGAAACAGTAACTTGGAAGGTGCAGAAGTAAAAAGAAGAAATCTTGTTCCTTCAGTATCATTTGGGCCTTACTGAAATAAAATGAGAAGGGATAAGATATGGTACTGGGAAAAATAGGACAAAGGAACATAATATGGAACTCCCTCATTTTAAGTTCTACATGAAGATTCCTTCACATCTTCTAGTCTAGACATGAACATGCATCAAATGAGATCATATTCATTGAGAACGATGGTCACTAAGTACTAACAGCGAAGTGTTATATgttttgattgatttattttgtgGTATTTGTGGATTATTGATTGAGAAAAGTTTGCAAAACATTGTACTACCTCGAAAGGACAACATCTGTTACTCTGATGGAACAAAGCCCGAACTGTTTCAAACTTGGGTGATGAGAAAAAAATAGGCTATTAGCATTAGTCTAGAATATCTATTATCCACGGGTTCATTGGGAAGGGTGTGGATGGCCCTTGAGCGTGGCTAGATATCAAAAGGCTACAGAGGGAATATAGTATATGTAAACCTTGACAAGGACCTCAGGAATTATGACAAGGGAAATTGTGATACCCCTATGATTCTTCCTATGGAGTGGACTGTAAATTTAAACTCTATTGTCACCGATTACAATGAAAGGGCATGTATAGAATCTTGGAAAGTGAGTTTCTAGCAAGTTCTATTCTCGGAATTGTTTGCGAAGAGTGGGTACCCTGTACACTTTTAAGTTGTGCAAACAGGTTCTGATAGAAAAGAACTACGTgtcgagaaaaaaagaaaataactgCCACAGTGACAAATGATTTGGTATTTTTACAAATAACTGGGATGAATAAGTTATGTTGAGTCATGTTTGTGTTTAAATTTATGTCAATTCAGGTttgtatttaaaaataattatttatgtcaaaaatatatcataattaaCTTATTGAGTGTGTTATATGATATCATTTATATCAAATTTtgtgaaaaaattatatatttttaatgtttaCAACTGATAGATTATCATCTAGGATACAGAAGCAGTGTAGTGGGTTAGGATAGATGAGACAACAGTTTGATAACTAAACCATGCatatatattagaaaaaagaATGTGATAGTGTCTTGTTGGCATAAGTGATGGTAGGGAGCTATCTGTCCAATAGATGATTCAAATTTTGGTTATGAATATCTACAAGCTGGGGTCTATGTAATTCCATGATAATTTAGATGTATTAGACTCTTTTTAATTTAGATTAGGGTTTATATCTGCTTGGAAAATTGTTAACATGTGGAGAAATATGGGTGAGGAGTTCCTGTAGATGTTCTAAAATTTGCTTGAATGTGAAGGCTACAACGTTTGCAAATTTTTAGTTGACATATTAATAAATGCTCAATTTACAGTGTTGGTTTACTTTATGATGACTTTGTTGCATTAACTGACTGAACATTTTCAGAGTTAGTACTAGAGACATTCATTTTGGCTGATCAAGCCTATAAATGTTGCAGTCAATGTTATCGGTTGCCCTTCTGTTATATTTGATCATATATGTGAGAACATCCTGGCAAACTGACATATTTGATACCTTGCATTTATGAAGCATGCTTGGCATTACAAAACTTGCTCCTGCCACTGTCACTTGATTATACTTCTCCAATAATTTCTATCTGGTGGCTTTGGAGATTCCTGGGTATAGGAAAACTAAACATATTTATTATAGATAAACTTGTCCAGTAACTGATTTATGCAATCCGGACGATTTGCAGGGCTATGTACATTTAGCTCTCCATGAATCTTGTTTACCTTGTGGGCTGCACCAATCAAAGCTTTTCCTTTTTGCAACTTGAATAAACTTTAATTCTTCTTTATATTAGTCAGAACTCATGATTACTTTTAAGCATCACATAGATATAAATTTTATAGTCCTTGTTGGTTCTTTGATTCACTGGTTACTAGGTCAAAAGTTACATGCATGCAAGGTGGTTCTTCGGTTAACATATTCTTCATTCGATGCAGCCTCTGGTTCCTCCTTTTGGGTCACCATATGCTGCAATCTACCCGCATGGGGGAGTCTATACTCATCCCTCAGTGCCTCTTGTAAGTCAAAGATAGCCTTGTATTTGGTATCAGTATATTAGCAAACTCAGTTTTAGTGAATGAATTATACTGCATCATATGCTTTTGGCTTGAATTATTTCTAATTAGGATATTATCTTAGTCACAAAAGGTGCATGATCTAAAAATGTCAGAAAGATGCTGTTGTAGATTTAAGTGTCTTCATTGAGTCTATTGGTTTATTGTGGCAGGGTTCTCATACACATTGTCAAGGGATCTCACCATCTCCAGCAACAAGTGAAGCAGTAGTGGTGGGTATATTTGATGTGTTCTTTATTTATATTGGATTTACCACTACACCAGCAAAACCCTTTGTGCTCTGCAtattccatgcttttccaattcaCCTAAAGATCATTACTCCTTCAGatcagttctctctctctctctctctctctcactaccACTGCTGATGTGCAGCTGGCAACTCCTTTAAGTGTAGAAATGCCTGCAAAGTCATCAAAACATAAAGCTAAAAGCCTGGTAAAAAAGCTTAAAGGGCTTGATGGTCTTGCCTTGTCTGGGGGCAATGGCATCATCGAGGACAGAGATCAGGCTGATGGGAACAGGTAATCACAGACATTCATCCAGTTCTAGAATtgtttttagattttcttttgtTGCTTCTTGAAGCCGCTGATGTTTTCTTCAGATTGATATTTTGATATTGATGAATGTTTTCTATCAAATTTTATTGGTCCAGTGGGTATAACAGCACAGAAGGCTCTAGTGATGGAAGCAATGGAGATAATGCAGAAGGGGTGATGCTCTTAGCTCTTCTTATCTTGTCTCGTCAAATAATTTCTGGACATGTTCTTGGATTTTCTTCTGCTAGTTTGATTAGGAGGTTTCCCATCTCAGGGAACAAAAGACCAAAGAAGGCAAAGATCTGAAGACGGACCATCCTCAGGTTCTTCCATGCTTTTGATTGTCAGatcattatttatcaaaattatgcaAGTTTGCTCGACTTTGTTTGATGTGTGCTGATGTTTTGTTCTGGTAGATCTTATTCCAAACAAAATGCCGGAAGCAACCCTTTGTGTTTTCATGGATGTTTTAGCTATTGATGATCACTCTTTTTGAACTATTTATTTCCCTTCATCAATTAAGCATTAGATTTGAGATATTATCCGATATCATCCCTATATCTCATAAATTTACACAGAATTCATGCCTAAAAAGATCTTTTTGGTTTTACAGACAAAGCTAAAGTTAGCGAACAGGTCAAACCCGGTCACACTGAGGAAACAGGTACATCCTCAAAAGCAGCTGCAGGTGTTACTGGAACACCTGTTATCACAGCAAAACCAGTAGGAACTGTTCTTTCATCTGTCCCAGCACCAGGGATGGACATAAGAGTTTCCAGTGCCAACAAAGTGAAAGGCATTGGCACACCTGTCCCACTGGCAACTGGTGCTGTGGTCCCCAGCCGTAATAGAGCGACTCCTGAACTCTGGATGAAGGCATGTGCACCATCCATGTCTCTCAAGTTATTAATTCATATTTTCTAAGCTGATAATAGACTTTTTTCCGCTCTTTCCTGTGAAGATTATTTGACCATGGTCCTGACCTTGTTTTTTTATCATGTTTCTCATTGagttattcttttttcttttcttttaaactGCCTTTCATTTTCAACACCCTCTTAGGACCACCACTAATGTGCCGTTCTCATtgttcttaatattcataatttactTGCAATAGTGGAATTTTCATCATTGTTCCTGCTATCATATATTAGTGTTAATTGCACAAATATTCTTTCTCAAATGTTGGTTGTAGACATATGAATGACATGGGGATTGCAGATTTATTATTTGGAATTCCTCTGCATTCACAATGGTGGTTTTATTACAGGCTTCTTGGTTATTAACCTTGTTTAGATGTGCCTTCTGTATAGGATGAGAGAGAACTAAAAAGGGAAAGGAGGAAACAGTCTAACAGAGAATCAGCTAGGAGGTCAAGGTTGAGGAAACAGGTACTGGCATCATGATGAGTTGAGGGTACAACCTCTGCTTGTCCTCTTGATTCTTTTTCTTCTCGTCAACCTCATTAAAATTCTGATATTTGCATTTCAGGCAGAAACCGAGGAACTTGCTTTGAAAGTTGA contains the following coding sequences:
- the LOC135641328 gene encoding G-box-binding factor 3-like isoform X1 codes for the protein MKSNEATTPSRANKGSSPVKLQEPLANPPYPEWAAMQAYFGAGMMPPPYFSTAVAPSHAPHPYMWGPQPLVPPFGSPYAAIYPHGGVYTHPSVPLGSHTHCQGISPSPATSEAVVLATPLSVEMPAKSSKHKAKSLVKKLKGLDGLALSGGNGIIEDRDQADGNSGYNSTEGSSDGSNGDNAEGGTKDQRRQRSEDGPSSDKAKVSEQVKPGHTEETGTSSKAAAGVTGTPVITAKPVGTVLSSVPAPGMDIRVSSANKVKGIGTPVPLATGAVVPSRNRATPELWMKDERELKRERRKQSNRESARRSRLRKQAETEELALKVESLSADNTNLRSEISRLKENSDKLRLENSALTDKLKNVQSSHFGKMKSVRIPPLVAENFLSMIENQNSARTAPQEGDTSDQSGGKLHQLLNTSPRRDAVAAS
- the LOC135641328 gene encoding G-box-binding factor 3-like isoform X2, which codes for MKSNEATTPSRANKGSSPVKEPLANPPYPEWAAMQAYFGAGMMPPPYFSTAVAPSHAPHPYMWGPQPLVPPFGSPYAAIYPHGGVYTHPSVPLGSHTHCQGISPSPATSEAVVLATPLSVEMPAKSSKHKAKSLVKKLKGLDGLALSGGNGIIEDRDQADGNSGYNSTEGSSDGSNGDNAEGGTKDQRRQRSEDGPSSDKAKVSEQVKPGHTEETGTSSKAAAGVTGTPVITAKPVGTVLSSVPAPGMDIRVSSANKVKGIGTPVPLATGAVVPSRNRATPELWMKDERELKRERRKQSNRESARRSRLRKQAETEELALKVESLSADNTNLRSEISRLKENSDKLRLENSALTDKLKNVQSSHFGKMKSVRIPPLVAENFLSMIENQNSARTAPQEGDTSDQSGGKLHQLLNTSPRRDAVAAS
- the LOC135641328 gene encoding G-box-binding factor 3-like isoform X3, with the translated sequence MKSNEATTPSRANKGSSPVKLQEPLANPPYPEWAAMQAYFGAGMMPPPYFSTAVAPSHAPHPYMWGPQPLVPPFGSPYAAIYPHGGVYTHPSVPLGSHTHCQGISPSPATSEAVVLATPLSVEMPAKSSKHKAKSLVKKLKGLDGLALSGGNGIIEDRDQADGNSGYNSTEGSSDGSNGDNAEGGTKDQRRQRSEDGPSSDKAKVSEQVKPGHTEETGTSSKAAAGVTGTPVITAKPVGTVLSSVPAPGMDIRVSSANKVKGIGTPVPLATGAVVPSRNRATPELWMKDERELKRERRKQSNRESARRSRLRKQAETEELALKVESLSADNTNLRSEISRLKENSDKLRLENSALT